One window of the Triticum dicoccoides isolate Atlit2015 ecotype Zavitan chromosome 3B, WEW_v2.0, whole genome shotgun sequence genome contains the following:
- the LOC119282200 gene encoding 1-aminocyclopropane-1-carboxylate oxidase homolog 1-like, whose amino-acid sequence MAAYDRAAELRALDATMSGVRGLVAAGATHVPRIFRAPDHHHHHEPSSQEPLPPSVPVINLGGADRAAVVAAVRRAAAEWGFFQVTGHGVPPESMAAAVGAVRAFHEADGGEGSEKARLYSREPVKAVKYQCNFDLHQSPVANWRDTLYIRMAPDPPDVDELPETCRNTMFEYAKQVMNLGNTLFELLSEALGLDPSYLTDIDCNQGQILLCHYFPPCPQPELAIGTSRHSDSTFMTILLQDEIGGLQILHEDRWVDVTPTPGAFIVNIGDLLQMISNDAFISVEHRVVVKNIAPRVSIACFFSSHFHPASTRMYGPIKELLSDDNPPLYRETLVRDYVKHYNSIGFDAKNAMSDFRL is encoded by the exons ATGGCCGCCTACGACCGCGCGGCCGAGCTCCGCGCGCTGGACGCGACCATGTCCGGCGTCCGCGGCCTCGTCGCCGCCGGCGCCACCCACGTCCCCCGCATCTTCCGCGCCccggaccaccaccaccaccacgaacCGTCCTCCCAAGAACCGTTGCCGCCGTCGGTCCCGGTGATCAATCTCGGCGGCGCGGACCGCGCTGCTGTGGTCGCGGCCGTGCGCCGTGCCGCCGCGGAGTGGGGCTTCTTCCAGGTGACGGGTCACGGCGTGCCTCCGGAGTCCATGGCCGCCGCGGTGGGGGCGGTGCGTGCCTTCCACGAGGCCGACGGCGGCGAGGGCAGCGAGAAGGCCAGGCTCTACTCCCGGGAGCCTGTCAAGGCGGTCAAGTACCAGTGCAACTTCGACCTCCACCAGTCGCCCGTGGCCAACTGGCGCGACACGCTCTACATCCGAATGGCCCCCGACCCACCCGACGTCGATGAGCTGCCGGAAACCTGCCG CAACACGATGTTTGAATACGCCAAACAAGTGATGAATTTGGGCAACACTTTGTTCGAGCTGCTTTCAGAAGCTCTTGGGCTTGATCCGAGCTATCTGACAGATATcgattgcaaccaaggacaaatctTACTCTGCCACTACTTTCCTCCATGCCCCCAGCCTGAACTCGCCATCGGCACAAGCCGGCACTCCGACTCTACCTTTATGACAATACTTCTCCAAGACGAAATTGGCGGCCTCCAGATCCTCCATGAGGACCGATGGGTCGATGTTACGCCGACACCCGGAGCATTCATCGTCAATATCGGTGATCTCCTTCAG ATGATCTCCAATGATGCGTTCATTAGCGTGGAGCATAGGGTGGTGGTGAAGAACATTGCACCGAGGGTCTCGATCGCGTGTTTTTTCAGTTCGCATTTCCACCCAGCCTCAACCAGGATGTACGGTCCGATCAAAGAGCTGTTGTCTGATGACAACCCGCCGTTGTACAGGGAGACCCTCGTCAGAGATTATGTCAAACATTACAACTCCATTGGGTTTGATGCAAAAAATGCTATGTCTGATTTCCGATTATGA